The following are from one region of the Coffea eugenioides isolate CCC68of chromosome 2, Ceug_1.0, whole genome shotgun sequence genome:
- the LOC113762048 gene encoding very-long-chain enoyl-CoA reductase-like translates to MAKLLQDLVYQEESPSIYTTALSGITLLFLAYLGISEALGNHLKYSKFWNVNSQKSGGGIKLSSRTGMLLLYSPAAVAGLASFLIFPGGEIRFLMLKLAITMHFSKRVLESLFVHKYSGGMMLDSVVIISSSYLFAAAGMIYIHHMTLEATEPLVDLKYLGLLLFLVGIAGNFYHHYLLSKLRKKNEKDYKIPTGGLFDLVICPHYLFEILGLLGISFISQTLFSYSCAIGCAFYLIGRSYATRQWYLSKFEIFPKNVKALIPFVF, encoded by the exons ATGGCGAAACTGCTGCAGGATCTTGTGTACCAGGAAGAATCTCCTTCGATTTACACAACAGCCCTATCTGGGATAACTCTCTTGTTTCTAGCTTACTTGGGTATCTCAGAAGCCTTGGGAAATCACCTCAAGTACTCCAAATTCTGGAACGTCAATTCACAGAAATCTGGAGGGGGAATCAAACTATCCAGCAGAACTGGGATGCTTCTACTCTACAGCCCAGCAGCCGTTGCTGGTCTTGCTTCATTTCTGATCTTCCCCGGTGGTGAAATCAggttcttgatgctcaaattAGCTATTACCATGCACTTCTCCAAGAGGGTCCTAGAG AGCCTGTTCGTTCATAAATACAGTGGTGGAATGATGTTGGATTCCGTTGTGATTATTTCGTCGAGCTATTTATTTGCTGCTGCAGGCATGATTTATATACATCATATGACACTGGAGGCTACAGAACCATTGGTTGATCTCAAGTACCTAGGCTTGTTGCTATTTTTAGTTGGAATCGCCGGCAACTTTTATCACCATTACCTCCTTTCCAAACTTAGGAAGAAGAATGAAAAGGACTATAAAATTCCCACTGGTGGGCTCTTCGATTTGGTCATATGCCCACATTATCTTTTTGAGATTCTTGGCTTGTTGGGGATTTCTTTCATCTCCCAAACGTTGTTTTCATATTCTTGCGCCATTGGCTGCGCTTTCTACTTGATTGGAAGGAGTTATGCTACAAGGCAATGGTACCTttccaaatttgaaatttttccGAAAAATGTCAAGGCCTTGATACCGTTTGTGTTCTAG
- the LOC113761065 gene encoding very-long-chain enoyl-CoA reductase-like — translation MGLPEILLSFLYPPPPSIFISAMSVISFASLTNAGFQEIKGKHMRYSKFFNVGASVTGDNKQKKAEFSGRTGMLIAYTPAFLAGVASFALVPLDGLRFTLLCSALTIHFLKRLFEVLFVHKYSGVTEVETAITISMSYFLSTASMIYAQHLTSGLPEPPIDLKHFGILLFVLGISGNFYHHYLLSKLRTEGGDNKYKIPHGGLFDLVICPHYLFEILGFIGVSCISQNLYAFSYTFGTMFYLLGRSYATRRWYQSKFDNFSENTKAVIPYIF, via the exons ATGGGGTTGCCTGAAATATTGCTGAGCTTTTTATACCCGCCGCCGCCTTCTATTTTCATCTCAGCCATGTCGGTTATCAGTTTTGCGTCATTAACCAACGCTGGATTCCAAGAAATCAAAGGAAAGCACATGCGGTATTCCAAATTTTTTAACGTTGGTGCATCTGTTACTGGAGACAATAAGCAGAAGAAGGCTGAATTCTCAGGTAGAACTGGGATGCTTATAGCCTATACTCCTGCATTTCTTGCCGGCGTGGCTTCTTTTGCACTTGTCCCGCTCGACGGTTTGAGATTTACTTTGCTATGTTCGGCTCTGACCATCCATTTCTTGAAGAGGCTGTTTGAG GTACTATTTGTTCACAAGTACAGTGGAGTGACGGAAGTTGAAACAGCAATAACCATCTCCATGAGTTATTTTCTGTCCACGGCAAGCATGATTTATGCTCAGCATCTGACCAGCGGGCTTCCGGAACCACCAATTGATCTCAAGCATTTTGGGATTCTGCTGTTTGTACTGGGAATCAGTGGCAACTTTTACCACCATTACCTCCTCTCAAAATTAAGAACCGAAGGTGGTGACAACAAGTACAAAATTCCCCACGGTGGACTGTTTGATTTGGTCATATGCCCGCATTATCTTTTCGAGATTCTTGGATTTATTGGGGTGTCTTGCATTTCTCAAAATCTGTATGCATTTTCCTATACTTTTGGCACGATGTTCTACTTGCTTGGGAGGAGCTATGCCACAAGGAGATGGTACCAGTCCAAGTTCGACAATTTCTCAGAAAATACCAAGGCTGTCATTCCATACATCTTCTAG
- the LOC113755790 gene encoding very-long-chain enoyl-CoA reductase-like: protein MVLTELLLRFFYSPPSSFFISAMSIINFASLANSGFMESKGKNIQYAKFFNAGSVKTSSADKKAKLSGRIGMLIFYSPALLASVASFALFPDEGLRFDLLRLALTIHFSKRVFEVLFIHKFSGGMEVEAAIVISFSYFASTATMIYAQHLTYGLPEPPIDLKYAGILLFLLGISGNFYHHYLLSKLRTEGDKRYKIPQGGLFSLVICPHYLFEILGFIGASFIAQTLYAFSFTLGTLFLLMGRSFATRKWYRSKFDNFPENTKSLIPYVF from the exons ATGGTGTTGACTGAGTTGTTGCTAAGGTTCTTCTACTCTCCGCCATCTTCGTTTTTCATCTCAGCCATGTCTATCATCAATTTTGCATCATTAGCAAATTCAGGATTCATGGAAAGCAAAGGGAAAAACATACAATATGCCAAGTTCTTTAATGCTGGTTCTGTCAAGACATCTTCCGCTGATAAGAAAGCCAAACTCTCTGGTAGAATTGGGATGCTTATTTTTTACTCTCCTGCGCTACTCGCCAGTGTGGCTTCTTTTGCTCTTTTCCCAGATGAGGGACTGAGATTTGATTTGCTTCGTCTGGCTCTAACCATCCATTTTTCCAAGAGGGTCTTTGAG GTCCTATTCATACACAAGTTCAGTGGTGGCATGGAAGTTGAAGCTGCAATTGTCATCTCCTTCAGTTATTTTGCTTCTACAGCAACCATGATTTATGCTCAGCATCTCACCTATGGGCTTCCAGAACCACCGATCGATCTCAAGTATGCTGGAATTCTACTGTTCTTACTGGGAATTAGTGGAAACTTTTACCACCATTACCTCCTCTCAAAACTAAGAACCGAAGGTGACAAAAGGTACAAAATTCCCCAAGGTGGACTGTTTAGTTTGGTCATATGTCCACACTATCTTTTCGAGATTCTTGGATTCATTGGGGCGTCATTCATTGCTCAAACATTGTATGCATTTTCCTTCACCCTCGGCACCCTTTTCTTGTTGATGGGAAGGAGCTTCGCCACCAGGAAATGGTACCGTTCCAAGTTTGATAATTTTCCAGAGAATACCAAGTCTCTCATTCCATATGTCTTCTGA
- the LOC113763298 gene encoding pentatricopeptide repeat-containing protein At3g14330 gives MGLPSIALPTKLTVITTITATSTPELQRKNHKPLNSTFKSLSKSGKLDEALQLIEFQQFRNLEVQSCTTFIHACISTKSLQHGQRLYKHLPSTLLNNPIVKSKFITLFSVCGQLDEARRIFQHGFRIDDLPDSVWVAMGIGYSRNGLSKEALLLYCEMVSRGIKPGNFALSVAVKACSDLLELRVGRAVHGQIIKATMEPDQVVYNSLLRLYTECGCFDEVLKVFEGMPQRNVVSWNSIIMGFVKRENVFGALETFRKMQREGVGFSWVSLTTILPVCARVTSTYCGKEIHAQIVKSSKMPDVLVLNSLIDMYAKCGLVEYCRRVFDRIEYKDLTSWNTMLNGYAVNGDMEKAHTLFNEMIGRGICPDEVTWVALLSGCSHRGLVDQGKVLFERMVTEFHIHPNLEHYACLVDLLGRAGRIEEALEIVKSMPVKPSGSIWGSLLNACRIHGKISPVDFIAKELLEIEPDNPGNYVMLSNIYANAGMWKGVNKMREMMEKRGIKKVAGCSWMYAKNRIHTFVAGGGFEFRNSEEYKKVHDELMKALEDVGYRPDTRVVLHDVGEDLKAELVCGHSEKIATIFGLINCGSAMPIRITKNLRVCADCHSWMKYVSNVTGRKISLRDTNRFHHFDKGTCSCNDYW, from the coding sequence ATGGGCCTTCCCTCCATTGCTCTCCCAACTAAGCTAACGGTCATAACTACCATAACCGCCACTTCAACTCCCGAACTGCAAAGGAAAAACCACAAACCCCTAAACTCAACCTTCAAATCCTTATCCAAATCAGGAAAATTAGACGAAGCCCTTCAGCTAATTGAATTCCAGCAATTCAGGAACCTCGAAGTCCAGTCCTGCACCACTTTTATCCATGCCTGCATTTCCACAAAATCATTACAGCACGGCCAAAGGCTGTACAAGCACCTCCCCAGCACCCTCCTCAACAACCCCATTGTAAAATCTAAATTCATTACTCTTTTCTCCGTCTGTGGCCAGCTCGACGAGGCTCGACGAATTTTTCAACATGGGTTTCGGATTGATGACTTGCCCGATTCAGTTTGGGTGGCTATGGGCATTGGGTACTCGAGAAATGGGCTTTCCAAGGAAGCTCTGCTTCTTTATTGTGAAATGGTGTCCCGGGGCATTAAGCCAGGAAATTTTGCTCTTTCTGTGGCAGTTAAAGCTTGTTCAGACCTGCTAGAGTTAAGGGTGGGGAGAGCTGTTCATGGTCAGATTATAAAGGCAACAATGGAGCCTGATCAAGTGGTGTACAATTCTTTACTACGGCTGTATACCGAGTGCGGGTGCTTTGACGAGGTGCTGAAGGTGTTTGAAGGAATGCCACAGAGGAATGTTGTGTCCTGGAACTCAATCATTATGGGTTTTGTAAAGAGAGAGAACGTTTTCGGGGCACTTGAAACTTTTCGAAAAATGCAGAGGGAAGGAGTGGGATTTAGCTGGGTTAGTTTGACTACCATTTTACCTGTCTGTGCTCGGGTTACTTCTACTTACTGTGGGAAAGAGATTCACGCTCAGATTGTGAAATCGAGTAAAATGCCAGATGTTCTAGTTCTAAATTCGCTTATTGATATGTATGCCAAATGTGGGTTGGTAGAATACTGTAGGAGAGTGTTTGACAGAATCGAGTACAAGGATTTAACATCATGGAACACTATGTTGAATGGATATGCTGTCAATGGAGACATGGAAAAAGCACACACTTTGTTTAACGAGATGATTGGTCGTGGAATTTGTCCAGATGAGGTAACATGGGTTGCCCTGTTGTCGGGTTGTAGCCACAGAGGGCTTGTAGATCAGGGGAAAGTATTGTTTGAAAGAATGGTTACAGAGTTTCATATTCATCCCAATTTAGAGCATTATGCTTGTTTGGTGGATTTATTGGGCAGAGCAGGGAGAATTGAAGAGGCTCTAGAGATAGTGAAAAGTATGCCTGTGAAGCCAAGTGGTAGCATTTGGGGTTCTTTGCTCAATGCCTGCAGAATTCATGGCAAGATCTCTCCTGTTGATTTTATAGCAAAGGAACTGTTGGAGATTGAACCAGATAATCCAGGGAACTATGTTATGCTTTCCAATATTTATGCAAATGCAGGGATGTGGAAGGGAGTTAACAAGATGAGAGAGATGATGGAAAAGAGAGGCATCAAGAAGGTGGCAGGATGCAGCTGGATGTATGCTAAAAATAGAATACATACTTTCGTGGCTGGTGGTGGGTTTGAATTTCGCAATTCAGAAGAGTATAAGAAAGTTCATGATGAGTTAATGAAAGCTTTGGAAGACGTTGGATATAGACCTGATACACGTGTTGTTCTTCATGACGTGGGTGAGGACTTGAAGGCAGAGTTGGTGTGTGGTCATAGCGAAAAGATAGCAACAATATTTGGGCTTATTAATTGTGGCTCTGCAATGCCGATCAGGATCACCAAGAATCTTCGTGTTTGTGCAGATTGTCATTCTTGGATGAAATATGTTTCCAACGTAACAGGTAGGAAAATAAGTTTGAGAGACACCAATCGCTTCCACCACTTCGATAAAGGGACATGCTCTTGCAATGATTATTGGTGA
- the LOC113760020 gene encoding protein GAMETE EXPRESSED 1 has translation MVFLIMVLQVSSSWGWFFSSNKESNNAKGTPLGENMMFSKDSVAEFSMEPFNNQRGTKLVENARNKMIAAAPSSCWQKAYQSLFTGCSRSLADEESRNRFAWHLTECFLKHSGRSPLPYCDKASLVEKCLKQVDQDAVKIYLEYHLETNSICHQLQIEAFRHQTERLVNELKKSAEYAEEKLESIEERGELLLQSSKNVHDALTNVDLRTQQLAEASKDVENHVNLVLNYSKAVHEQSLAIAASQAELSHDQVKMKESLDEGMAMLHDSYTNLGREITNLRDEAVEIEKEISRVGDEMSSKMNTLQTKADDIGNMAESSIEKQKQLLDGQSMALSGLHLLTETQSKALEESRGTLEKLAEFGHRQQDELLQRQKQLQQAHDHLVANSKTILAAQEAFESKQASMFLALDKLFALHNAMLLESRMIKAFVVYTLSFFLLYMLTSTKQTYNVRHRVYIGLSITLLIELLIIRWTSYDIEKQGEMIFLIRFLSGALVLFQLGCAIYTYRDFEVLNHQMLLSLMEKVNWMQKERELSWDTDADSEVGWSSWVDTDLPDDVDRLQDPDYVCREEVGENSVETTSITKRYNLRSRR, from the exons ATGGTGTTTCTGATTATGGTTTTGCAAGTTTCTTCATCATGGGGTTGGTTTTTCTCTTCAAATAAGGAGAGTAACAATGCAAAAGGGACACCGCTAGGGGAGAATATGATGTTTTCTAAAGATTCCGTTGCTGAATTCTCCATGGAACCATTTAACAACCAAAGAGGAACCAAGCTTGTTGAAAATGCTAGGAACAAGATGATTGCGGCCGCGCCTAGTTCATGCTGGCAAAAAGCTTACCAAAGTTTGTTTACTGGATGTTCAAGAAGCCTTGCCGATGAAGAGTCTAGGAATAGATTTGCCTGGCATCTTACTGAGTGCTTTTTGAAACACTCCGGAAGGTCTCCATTGCCTTATTGTGATAAAGCATCATTGGTGGAGAAATGTCTTAAACAAGTGGATCAAGATGCTGTCAAAATTTACCTTGAGTATCATCTTGAAACCAATTCAATTTGCCATCAATTGCA AATTGAAGCATTCAGGCATCAAACGGAGAGGCTGGTAAATGAGTTGAAAAAATCAGCTGAATATGCAGAGGAAAAGTTGGAAAGCATAGAGGAGAGAGGCGAGCTACTGCTGCAAAGTTCCAAAAATGTTCATGATGCATTGACTAATGTTGATCTAAGAACTCAACAATTGGCTGAAGCCTCAAAGGACGTGGAGAATCATGTAAATCTTGTGCTCAATTATTCCAAAGCAGTTCACGAGCAGTCTTTGGCAATTGCGGCTTCTCAGGCAGAGTTGAGCCATGATCAAGTAAAGATGAAAGAGAGTCTTGATGAGGGAATGGCAATGCTTCATGATTCTTATACTAATTTAGGGCGAGAGATCACTAACTTAAGAGATGAAGCTGTTGAAATAGAGAAGGAGATTAGTAGAGTAGGAGATGAAATGTCCTCTAAGATGAATACTCTACAGACTAAAGCTGATGATATTGGTAATATGGCAGAAAGTTCTATAGAAAAGCAAAAACAACTTTTAGATGGACAATCCATGGCTCTCAGCGGGCTTCATCTTCTCACAGAGACTCAGTCCAAGGCACTTGAAGAGAGCAG GGGAACTTTGGAAAAGTTGGCAGAATTTGGGCATAGACAGCAGGACGAGCTGCTTCAGCGGCAAAAACAGCTTCAACAAGCTCATGACCACCTTGTTGCGAATTCAAAGACGATATTAGCAGCCCAG GAAGCTTTTGAATCAAAGCAAGCAAGCATGTTCCTTGCCTTAGATAAACTTTTCGCCTTGCACAACGCCATGCTACTGGAATCACGAATGATTAAAGCTTTTGTGGTTTATACGttatccttctttcttctttacatGCTCACAAGCACAAAACAGACATACAATGTGAGGCACAGGGTTTATATAG GTTTGAGCATCACATTATTGATTGAATTACTGATAATCCGTTGGACATCATATGATATTGAAAAGCAAGGAGAGATGATATTTCTGATTAGATTCCTCTCCGGGGCTCTAGTGCTATTTCAACTCGGATGTGCCATCTACACTTACAG AGACTTTGAAGTGCTGAACCATCAAATGCTTTTATCACTGATGGAGAAGGTCAATTGGAtgcaaaaagagagagaattaTCATGGGACACGGATGCTGATAGTGAGGTGGGTTGGTCTTCATGGGTCGACACTGATTTACCTGATGATGTAGACAGATTGCAGGACCCTGACTACGTATGTCGTGAAGAGGTCGGAGAAAATTCAGTGGAAACAACTTCAATTACAAAGAGATACAACCTCCGCAGTCGCCGTTAG